One genomic region from Athalia rosae chromosome 3, iyAthRosa1.1, whole genome shotgun sequence encodes:
- the LOC105691346 gene encoding mushroom body large-type Kenyon cell-specific protein 1 isoform X1, whose product MADCSYARCIQERRRIRRELLRWTKNMVYVVGLERVAEELMGRRRWKLYQDTLYSSSRSASITQAHHLHPASLCQDQTVNRNHHHQTVQSGAATVAFQRVKQEPHIQNRDHCAGEDLQEQEKRAEEEEVVGLRSEDIKVEVADRDQGQEEDLEDKIVEDNSRDTSPLRTLNSPLVREQNPSNVIDTDGVKERTEEIALERIQGTQGLLRVKKEEELQEVPSSVGVLQSCTEDGIRSVTSVSKEAEEQRFATENRVKQSPYLGIGISNRRSSPPPVDWKPLDKCYLCLDGKLPHDEQPPLSPQSESSSSSRSAESPMSVQVDPTMAASLAAVAALSGATGGAAGYPTLLPQWCLPPREAPRVGVPAHQESAAVVDQPLDLSAKPRVFQDNNISLLEQQKIPLRMPTGIDPKSIFNSSCYRAKPRVTGTGGVGGVHGVVGAGGGRRTYTEEELQAALRDIQSGKLGTRRAAVIYGIPRSTLRNKVYKLAMERERETSLISLSHPHHHHETSVVPSTPNASPIVSASVSTPVCLTATPSPQADEGDDKELSGAEEEKEVERVLLEPLISFDDFLRFSALKGGDGESLRALLQRRPETGAESSGFEQQAIAPYIQRMLAATRPFKGMETSDYRIPEVMRRLMSEDKRLSKDLNGEQQQEPITNDDFNPSIEEEASDSAQGRAILKIPSYKPANTPGSSKNGEPSSATFAQSFAAVPSAAGSPGLLERASPAFSGTSSPTNSLAGKGVGVNFRDVIAKSISVKFQEGIPQGIGQAQMMQDPNPFKRGRYSPPQPPLQSQPPKPTQDNKAKPGPGGKGTRPKRGKYRNYDRDSLVEAVRAVQRGEMSVHRAGSYYGVPHSTLEYKVKERHLMRPRKRDQKPQDDKAKEAVAAAALRQVGQEKKPQLKPQKTFTPPGPMPGPNGLKMPPFMDGMPHLPFAHPFNFWGPTPFIPSPFIAGSPNVPTILPEQYFATQRMRGLQEQQRNVIAHQQQQQQQQQQQQQQQQQHQQQQQQHQHQHQQRQQQQREREGVNIPLNSAGTSNARGSGGAALPKSTREMAESLYDGTGTNGSFLDNLIRSSLETGLSRDQRALVEARNQQLQAHHPEAMSNKALIDQLCRNSRRTPLPRIPQDSSEDENYRGQGRMLPERPDRVPTVDLSPSPSDRARTDDGSDRLTSPPTPSSISRAGSCRDEETRDSRIDGSSRERDLYNGQEERERDRGDRERERDRDRDRERKTMTLQQQLNHYPDLHNMYAASTDKSACDSKLIVDQSSQKAQQQQQHQQQRQQQQQQQQQQQQQLQQQQQQQQQQPQQQPQQQQQQQQQQQQQQQQSEYGAIGGLVAQLQRDYNPTTRTSEQPQGNHLMERATVLKMEDTVDQ is encoded by the exons GTCTAGAAAGGGTAGCGGAAGAATTGATGGGCCGTAGGAGATGGAAGCTTTACCAAGATACACTATACAGCAGCAGTCGCAGTGCATCGATAACCCAAGCACACCATCTCCATCCGGCATCGCTCTGCCAAGATCAAACCGTCAACAGAAATCATCACCATCAAACGGTGCAGTCGGGGGCTGCGACGGTTGCATTTCAGAGGGTGAAACAGGAACCCCATATACAAAATCGCGATCATTGCGCCGGCGAGGATCTGCAGGAACAGGAAAAGcgggcggaggaggaggaggttgtAGGACTGAGGTCGGAGGACATAAAGGTAGAAGTTGCGGATCGGGACCAGGGCCAGGAGGAGGATTTAGAGGACAAAATTGTAGAGGACAACTCGAGGGATACGAGCCCTCTGCGCACACTGAACTCACCACTCGTTCGAGAACAAAACCCATCCAACGTTATCGACACGGACGGGGTCAAG GAACGAACGGAAGAAATCGCGTTGGAGCGGATACAGGGGACACAAGGACTTTTGAGGGtgaagaaagaggaggaacTTCAGGAAGTACCGAGTTCTGTGGGAGTTTTGCAATCCTGTACAGAGGACGGGATACGGTCAGTAACCTCGGTGAGCAAAGAAGCGGAGGAACAAAGATTTGCTACGGAGAACAGGGTCAAACAATCGCCGTATCTTGGAATCGGTATATCGAACAGACGTTCGAGTCCTCCGCCAGTGGACTGGAAGCCCTTGGACAAGTGCTACCTCTGCCTCGATGGCAAGCTGCCGCACGACGAACAACCGCCCCTT AGTCCGCAAAGTGAGAGCAGTAGTAGTTCTCGATCTGCAGAATCCCCGATGTCGGTTCAGGTGGACCCAACGATGGCCGCATCGTTGGCGGCAGTGGCAGCCCTCAGTGGTGCTACCGGAGGTGCTGCTGGATATCCAACTCTTTTACCACAGTGGTGTTTACCCCCTAGGGAGGCACCCCGGGTCGGGGTACCGGCCCATCAGGAAAGCGCGGCTGTGGTCGACCAACCACTTGACCTCTCGGCCAAACCCCGAGTCTTTCAG GATAACAACATATCTCTActcgaacaacaaaaaatacctCTGAGAATGCCGACTGGAATCGATCCAAAGAGCATCTTCAA CAGTTCGTGTTACCGCGCGAAGCCACGTGTGACCGGTACCGGAGGTGTGGGAGGTGTTCACGGAGTGGTGGGTGCTGGTGGCGGGCGAAGAACTTACACGGAAGAAGAACTTCAGGCCGCATTAAGGGATATACAAAGTGGAAAACTCGGGACTAGAAGGGCTGCAGTTATCTATGGAATACCGCGAAGCACCCTTCGAAATAAGGTCTACAAGCTAGCGATGGAACGAGAAAGGGAAACGTCCCTGATATCGCTTTCACATCCCCATCATCATCACGAGACCAGTGTTGTGCCTTCTACACCCAATGCGTCTCCAATCGTCTCCGCATCCGTCTCCACGCCCGTCTGCCTGACTGCCACTCCGTCACCACAAGCGGACGAG GGCGACGACAAAGAATTATCCGGAgcagaggaggaaaaagaggtGGAAAGAGTTCTACTGGAGCCGCTGATTTCTTTCGATGATTTCTTAAGATTTTCCGCCCTTAAAGGTGGAGATGGAGAATCCCTCAGGGCGTTACTCCAACGAAGACCTGAAACGGGGGCCGAAAGCTCGGGCTTCGAACAACAAGCAATTGCACCTTACATTCAAAGGATGCTGGCTGCCACAAGACCGTTCAAAG gtatGGAAACTTCAGATTATCGTATTCCCGAAGTTATGAGACGCCTAATGAGTGAAGATAAACGGCTCAGCAAAGATCTGAACGGAGAGCAGCAACAGGAACCAATAACGAACGACGATTTTAATCCTAGTATTGAGGAGGAGGCCAGCGACAGCGCTCAGGGTAGAGCTATTCTGAAAATTCCGTCCTACAAGCCAGCGAATACCCCCGGATCAAGTAAAAACGGTGAACCATCGTCAGCGACGTTTGCCCAGAGTTTTGCAGCCGTTCCAAGCGCCGCGGGTAGCCCAGGTCTTTTAGAAAGAGCTAGCCCAGCTTTTTCTGGTACAAGTAGTCCGACGAATTCTCTAGCTGGCAAAGGAGTTGGCGTCAACTTCCGTGATGTTATAGCGAAAAGTATCAGTGTAAAGTTTCAAGAAGGTATACCGCAAGGTATTGGTCAAGCACAAATGATGCAAGATCCGAATCCCTTCAAAAGAGGGAGGTATAGCCCGCCACAACCGCCGCTACAATCTCAACCACCGAAACCAACGCAGGACAATAAAGCCAAGCCAGGACCAGGTGGTAAAGGTACGCGGCCGAAAAGGGGGAAGTATAGAAACTACGACAGGGATAGTCTCGTGGAAGCAGTTCGAGCGGTACAACGAGGTGAAATGAGCGTCCATAGAGCGGGAAGTTATTACGGCGTGCCACATTCGACACTCGAGTACAAAGTTAAGGAACGTCACCTTATGAGGCCGAGAAAGAGGGACCAGAAGCCGCAGGACGATAAGGCGAAAGAGGccgtagcagcagcagcacttAGACAAGttggacaagaaaaaaagccaCAGCTCAAACCCCAGAAAACTTTCACGCCCCCGGGACCCATGCCTGGACCAAATGGATTAAAGATGCCACCCTTTATGGATGGAATGCCACATCTACCCTTCGCTCACCCCTTCAACTTTTGGGGCCCAACGCCATTCATTCCTTCGCCGTTCATCGCTGGCAGTCCCAATGTCCCTACCATATTACCTGAGCAATATTTTGCCACCCAGAGAATGAGGGGACTTCAAGAACAACAAAGAAATGTGATCGCCcatcaacaacagcaacaacagcaacaacagcaacagcaacaacaacaacaacaacatcagcaacaacagcaacaacaccAACACCAACACCAACAGCGGCAACAGCAACAGAGAGAAAGGGAAGGTGTTAACATTCCTTTGAACTCGGCAGGTACGTCGAATGCCAGAGGAAGTGGTGGTGCTGCTCTGCCTAAAAGCACGCGCGAAATGGCGGAAAGTTTGTACGACGGTACGGGAACGAACGGAAGCTTTTTAGATAACCTGATTAGGTCCAGTTTGGAAACGGGTTTGTCAAGGGATCAAAGGGCTCTCGTAGAGGCCAGAAACCAACAATTACAAGCCCATCATCCCGAGGCGATGAGTAACAAGGCGTTGATCGATCAGTTGTGTAGAAACTCCAGACGAACGCCATTGCCGCGAATTCCTCAGGACAGTagtgaagatgaaaattatcgggGTCAAGGTAGAATGTTACCAGAGAGACCGGATAGAGTACCAACGGTGGATTTGAGTCCTTCACCCTCCGATAGAGCAAGAACCGATGATGGTAGCGATCGACTCACATCACCACCAACTCCGTCTTCGATTTCACGAGCAGGAAGTTGCAGGGATGAAGAAACGCGAGACTCGCGAATCGACGGTAGCAGCAGGGAACGGGACCTTTATAATGGTCAAGAAGAACGAGAACGGGATCGAGGTGAcagggaaagggaaagagaCAGGGATAGGGACAGGGAAAGAAAGACTATGACGCTGCAACAGCAGCTCAATCACTACCCGGACTTACACAACATGTACGCCGCATCAACTGACAAAAGTGCCTGTGATAGTAAACTTATAGTAGACCAGTCGAGTCAAAAGgctcaacagcaacaacaacatcaacagcaacggcagcagcagcagcagcagcagcagcagcagcagcagcaactacaacaacaacaacaacaacaacaacaacaaccacaacaacaaccacaacaacaacaacaacaacaacaacagcagcagcaacagcagcagcaatctGAGTATGGGGCGATCGGTGGTCTAGTTGCACAACTTCAAAGAGACTATAACCCGACGACAAGAACAAGTGAGCAGCCGCAGGGCAACCACCTTATGGAGCGCGCGACTGTCCTCAAAATGGAAGACACGGTAGACCAGTAG
- the LOC105691346 gene encoding mushroom body large-type Kenyon cell-specific protein 1 isoform X6, translating to MGRRRWKLYQDTLYSSSRSASITQAHHLHPASLCQDQTVNRNHHHQTVQSGAATVAFQRVKQEPHIQNRDHCAGEDLQEQEKRAEEEEVVGLRSEDIKVEVADRDQGQEEDLEDKIVEDNSRDTSPLRTLNSPLVREQNPSNVIDTDGVKERTEEIALERIQGTQGLLRVKKEEELQEVPSSVGVLQSCTEDGIRSVTSVSKEAEEQRFATENRVKQSPYLGIGISNRRSSPPPVDWKPLDKCYLCLDGKLPHDEQPPLSPQSESSSSSRSAESPMSVQVDPTMAASLAAVAALSGATGGAAGYPTLLPQWCLPPREAPRVGVPAHQESAAVVDQPLDLSAKPRVFQDNNISLLEQQKIPLRMPTGIDPKSIFNSSCYRAKPRVTGTGGVGGVHGVVGAGGGRRTYTEEELQAALRDIQSGKLGTRRAAVIYGIPRSTLRNKVYKLAMERERETSLISLSHPHHHHETSVVPSTPNASPIVSASVSTPVCLTATPSPQADEGDDKELSGAEEEKEVERVLLEPLISFDDFLRFSALKGGDGESLRALLQRRPETGAESSGFEQQAIAPYIQRMLAATRPFKGMETSDYRIPEVMRRLMSEDKRLSKDLNGEQQQEPITNDDFNPSIEEEASDSAQGRAILKIPSYKPANTPGSSKNGEPSSATFAQSFAAVPSAAGSPGLLERASPAFSGTSSPTNSLAGKGVGVNFRDVIAKSISVKFQEGIPQGIGQAQMMQDPNPFKRGRYSPPQPPLQSQPPKPTQDNKAKPGPGGKGTRPKRGKYRNYDRDSLVEAVRAVQRGEMSVHRAGSYYGVPHSTLEYKVKERHLMRPRKRDQKPQDDKAKEAVAAAALRQVGQEKKPQLKPQKTFTPPGPMPGPNGLKMPPFMDGMPHLPFAHPFNFWGPTPFIPSPFIAGSPNVPTILPEQYFATQRMRGLQEQQRNVIAHQQQQQQQQQQQQQQQQQHQQQQQQHQHQHQQRQQQQREREGVNIPLNSAGTSNARGSGGAALPKSTREMAESLYDGTGTNGSFLDNLIRSSLETGLSRDQRALVEARNQQLQAHHPEAMSNKALIDQLCRNSRRTPLPRIPQDSSEDENYRGQGRMLPERPDRVPTVDLSPSPSDRARTDDGSDRLTSPPTPSSISRAGSCRDEETRDSRIDGSSRERDLYNGQEERERDRGDRERERDRDRDRERKTMTLQQQLNHYPDLHNMYAASTDKSACDSKLIVDQSSQKAQQQQQHQQQRQQQQQQQQQQQQQLQQQQQQQQQQPQQQPQQQQQQQQQQQQQQQQSEYGAIGGLVAQLQRDYNPTTRTSEQPQGNHLMERATVLKMEDTVDQ from the exons ATGGGCCGTAGGAGATGGAAGCTTTACCAAGATACACTATACAGCAGCAGTCGCAGTGCATCGATAACCCAAGCACACCATCTCCATCCGGCATCGCTCTGCCAAGATCAAACCGTCAACAGAAATCATCACCATCAAACGGTGCAGTCGGGGGCTGCGACGGTTGCATTTCAGAGGGTGAAACAGGAACCCCATATACAAAATCGCGATCATTGCGCCGGCGAGGATCTGCAGGAACAGGAAAAGcgggcggaggaggaggaggttgtAGGACTGAGGTCGGAGGACATAAAGGTAGAAGTTGCGGATCGGGACCAGGGCCAGGAGGAGGATTTAGAGGACAAAATTGTAGAGGACAACTCGAGGGATACGAGCCCTCTGCGCACACTGAACTCACCACTCGTTCGAGAACAAAACCCATCCAACGTTATCGACACGGACGGGGTCAAG GAACGAACGGAAGAAATCGCGTTGGAGCGGATACAGGGGACACAAGGACTTTTGAGGGtgaagaaagaggaggaacTTCAGGAAGTACCGAGTTCTGTGGGAGTTTTGCAATCCTGTACAGAGGACGGGATACGGTCAGTAACCTCGGTGAGCAAAGAAGCGGAGGAACAAAGATTTGCTACGGAGAACAGGGTCAAACAATCGCCGTATCTTGGAATCGGTATATCGAACAGACGTTCGAGTCCTCCGCCAGTGGACTGGAAGCCCTTGGACAAGTGCTACCTCTGCCTCGATGGCAAGCTGCCGCACGACGAACAACCGCCCCTT AGTCCGCAAAGTGAGAGCAGTAGTAGTTCTCGATCTGCAGAATCCCCGATGTCGGTTCAGGTGGACCCAACGATGGCCGCATCGTTGGCGGCAGTGGCAGCCCTCAGTGGTGCTACCGGAGGTGCTGCTGGATATCCAACTCTTTTACCACAGTGGTGTTTACCCCCTAGGGAGGCACCCCGGGTCGGGGTACCGGCCCATCAGGAAAGCGCGGCTGTGGTCGACCAACCACTTGACCTCTCGGCCAAACCCCGAGTCTTTCAG GATAACAACATATCTCTActcgaacaacaaaaaatacctCTGAGAATGCCGACTGGAATCGATCCAAAGAGCATCTTCAA CAGTTCGTGTTACCGCGCGAAGCCACGTGTGACCGGTACCGGAGGTGTGGGAGGTGTTCACGGAGTGGTGGGTGCTGGTGGCGGGCGAAGAACTTACACGGAAGAAGAACTTCAGGCCGCATTAAGGGATATACAAAGTGGAAAACTCGGGACTAGAAGGGCTGCAGTTATCTATGGAATACCGCGAAGCACCCTTCGAAATAAGGTCTACAAGCTAGCGATGGAACGAGAAAGGGAAACGTCCCTGATATCGCTTTCACATCCCCATCATCATCACGAGACCAGTGTTGTGCCTTCTACACCCAATGCGTCTCCAATCGTCTCCGCATCCGTCTCCACGCCCGTCTGCCTGACTGCCACTCCGTCACCACAAGCGGACGAG GGCGACGACAAAGAATTATCCGGAgcagaggaggaaaaagaggtGGAAAGAGTTCTACTGGAGCCGCTGATTTCTTTCGATGATTTCTTAAGATTTTCCGCCCTTAAAGGTGGAGATGGAGAATCCCTCAGGGCGTTACTCCAACGAAGACCTGAAACGGGGGCCGAAAGCTCGGGCTTCGAACAACAAGCAATTGCACCTTACATTCAAAGGATGCTGGCTGCCACAAGACCGTTCAAAG gtatGGAAACTTCAGATTATCGTATTCCCGAAGTTATGAGACGCCTAATGAGTGAAGATAAACGGCTCAGCAAAGATCTGAACGGAGAGCAGCAACAGGAACCAATAACGAACGACGATTTTAATCCTAGTATTGAGGAGGAGGCCAGCGACAGCGCTCAGGGTAGAGCTATTCTGAAAATTCCGTCCTACAAGCCAGCGAATACCCCCGGATCAAGTAAAAACGGTGAACCATCGTCAGCGACGTTTGCCCAGAGTTTTGCAGCCGTTCCAAGCGCCGCGGGTAGCCCAGGTCTTTTAGAAAGAGCTAGCCCAGCTTTTTCTGGTACAAGTAGTCCGACGAATTCTCTAGCTGGCAAAGGAGTTGGCGTCAACTTCCGTGATGTTATAGCGAAAAGTATCAGTGTAAAGTTTCAAGAAGGTATACCGCAAGGTATTGGTCAAGCACAAATGATGCAAGATCCGAATCCCTTCAAAAGAGGGAGGTATAGCCCGCCACAACCGCCGCTACAATCTCAACCACCGAAACCAACGCAGGACAATAAAGCCAAGCCAGGACCAGGTGGTAAAGGTACGCGGCCGAAAAGGGGGAAGTATAGAAACTACGACAGGGATAGTCTCGTGGAAGCAGTTCGAGCGGTACAACGAGGTGAAATGAGCGTCCATAGAGCGGGAAGTTATTACGGCGTGCCACATTCGACACTCGAGTACAAAGTTAAGGAACGTCACCTTATGAGGCCGAGAAAGAGGGACCAGAAGCCGCAGGACGATAAGGCGAAAGAGGccgtagcagcagcagcacttAGACAAGttggacaagaaaaaaagccaCAGCTCAAACCCCAGAAAACTTTCACGCCCCCGGGACCCATGCCTGGACCAAATGGATTAAAGATGCCACCCTTTATGGATGGAATGCCACATCTACCCTTCGCTCACCCCTTCAACTTTTGGGGCCCAACGCCATTCATTCCTTCGCCGTTCATCGCTGGCAGTCCCAATGTCCCTACCATATTACCTGAGCAATATTTTGCCACCCAGAGAATGAGGGGACTTCAAGAACAACAAAGAAATGTGATCGCCcatcaacaacagcaacaacagcaacaacagcaacagcaacaacaacaacaacaacatcagcaacaacagcaacaacaccAACACCAACACCAACAGCGGCAACAGCAACAGAGAGAAAGGGAAGGTGTTAACATTCCTTTGAACTCGGCAGGTACGTCGAATGCCAGAGGAAGTGGTGGTGCTGCTCTGCCTAAAAGCACGCGCGAAATGGCGGAAAGTTTGTACGACGGTACGGGAACGAACGGAAGCTTTTTAGATAACCTGATTAGGTCCAGTTTGGAAACGGGTTTGTCAAGGGATCAAAGGGCTCTCGTAGAGGCCAGAAACCAACAATTACAAGCCCATCATCCCGAGGCGATGAGTAACAAGGCGTTGATCGATCAGTTGTGTAGAAACTCCAGACGAACGCCATTGCCGCGAATTCCTCAGGACAGTagtgaagatgaaaattatcgggGTCAAGGTAGAATGTTACCAGAGAGACCGGATAGAGTACCAACGGTGGATTTGAGTCCTTCACCCTCCGATAGAGCAAGAACCGATGATGGTAGCGATCGACTCACATCACCACCAACTCCGTCTTCGATTTCACGAGCAGGAAGTTGCAGGGATGAAGAAACGCGAGACTCGCGAATCGACGGTAGCAGCAGGGAACGGGACCTTTATAATGGTCAAGAAGAACGAGAACGGGATCGAGGTGAcagggaaagggaaagagaCAGGGATAGGGACAGGGAAAGAAAGACTATGACGCTGCAACAGCAGCTCAATCACTACCCGGACTTACACAACATGTACGCCGCATCAACTGACAAAAGTGCCTGTGATAGTAAACTTATAGTAGACCAGTCGAGTCAAAAGgctcaacagcaacaacaacatcaacagcaacggcagcagcagcagcagcagcagcagcagcagcagcagcaactacaacaacaacaacaacaacaacaacaacaaccacaacaacaaccacaacaacaacaacaacaacaacaacagcagcagcaacagcagcagcaatctGAGTATGGGGCGATCGGTGGTCTAGTTGCACAACTTCAAAGAGACTATAACCCGACGACAAGAACAAGTGAGCAGCCGCAGGGCAACCACCTTATGGAGCGCGCGACTGTCCTCAAAATGGAAGACACGGTAGACCAGTAG